One Labrus mixtus chromosome 12, fLabMix1.1, whole genome shotgun sequence DNA segment encodes these proteins:
- the zbtb1 gene encoding zinc finger and BTB domain-containing protein 1, with translation MARPSHSDHVLQQLNNQREWGFLCDCLIAIGDIYFRAHKAVLAACSSYFRMMFIRDQQGAGRLDLSNMQISAECFDLILQLMYLGRIVVGSYEFEELKASMAYLQMYYIPDSLEDLRDIRSSNLTPSSSASASSSSSSTSSTGPAGGKMMFGVRMYEKPRPPAPEVERIPKAVTSSAARPAVPVTASRPVVAEEVVNTPLIVAPPVVDGAVEQPCDLRKRSSARGSALKDRPRFGRTYTCDDCGFVFSCEKLLIEHILTCTNRKAFNPPRGSADGENDSSKAESSTSESLDDHRAVCKGEDDWPGVKVDSDLTIRSVAAGTDGEPGSTRSVSIKTEPEESVFPEIEMVRVGDRDLLRAKMSVEREPAPSVSGVDNSSDPFEGHMSSSEDLGIPTKLRKVKEEKQDPDSAPCELCGDLLTEEDKSAHYLSNHMGHICACGRCGQVLIKGRQLQEHAERCGESQGRESDSNGEDEASLLEEPQGMDEGLLEAADLACSHCGLLFQSESVALEHALSCHDQELFRPALLDDGAEQDHRRKHFCSICGKGFYQRCHLREHYTVHTKEKQFTCQTCGKQFLRERQLRLHTDMHKGMARYVCPVCDQGTFLKHDHVRHMISHLSAGETICQVCFQIFPGGEQLEKHMDVHLYICGVCGEKFRLRKDMRSHYNSKHTKRL, from the coding sequence ATGGCGAGGCCGAGCCACAGCGATCACGTCCTCCAGCAGCTCAACAACCAGAGGGAGTGGGGCTTCCTGTGCGACTGCCTCATCGCCATCGGGGACATCTACTTCAGGGCGCACAAGGCCGTGCTGGCGGCGTGCAGCTCCTACTTCAGGATGATGTTCATCCgggaccagcagggggcgggcCGCCTGGACCTCAGCAACATGCAGATCAGCGCCGAGTGCTTCGACCTCATCCTGCAGCTCATGTACCTCGGGCGCATTGTCGTCGGCAGCTACGAGTTCGAGGAGCTGAAGGCGTCCATGGCGTACCTGCAGATGTACTACATCCCCGACTCGCTGGAGGACCTCAGGGACATCAGGAGCTCCAACCTCACCCCGTCCTCCTCCGCCTccgcctcctcgtcctcctcgtccacTTCCTCCACAGGACCCGCCGGTGGGAAAATGATGTTTGGCGTTCGCATGTATGAGAAGCCGAGGCCTCCCGCCCCCGAGGTGGAGCGCATACCGAAAGCTGTCACCAGCTCTGCCGCACGACCAGCGGTTCCAGTGACCGCCAGCAGACCGGTGGTGGCGGAGGAGGTGGTGAACACTCCTCTCATCGTGGCACCGCCCGTGGTCGACGGAGCGGTGGAGCAGCCGTGTGATTTAAGAAAGCGGTCCAGCGCCAGAGGTTCAGCACTCAAAGACCGTCCACGTTTTGGACGCACCTACACCTGCGACGACTGCGGCTTCGTCTTCAGCTGCGAGAAGCTTCTGATCGAACACATCCTGACGTGCACCAACAGGAAAGCCTTCAATCCACCGCGAGGGAGCGCAGACGGGGAGAACGACTCCAGCAAAGCAGAGAGCTCCACATCAGAGAGCTTAGACGACCACAGGGCCGTCTGTAAAGGCGAGGACGACTGGCCCGGGGTCAAGGTCGACTCTGATCTCACCATCAGGTCGGTGGCGGCCGGGACAGACGGCGAACCTGGGTCGACCCGGAGCGTCTCCATCAAGACGGAACCAGAAGAAAGCGTGTTCCCTGAGATAGAGATGGTCCGCGTGGGCGACCGGGACCTGCTGAGGGCAAAGATGAGCGTTGAGCGTGAACCGGCGCCGAGTGTGTCGGGCGTGGATAACAGCAGCGATCCTTTTGAAGGTCACATGTCGAGCAGTGAAGATTTGGGAATCCCCACAAAGCTGCGTAAGGTCAAAGAGGAGAAGCAGGACCCGGACTCCGCCCCCTGCGAGCTGTGTGGCGATCTGTTGACGGAGGAGGACAAGTCGGCCCACTACCTGTCCAACCACATGGGTCACATATGCGCCTGTGGGAGGTGTGGCCAGGTGCTGATCAAAGGCCGCCAGCTGCAGGAGCACGCAGAGCGCTGCGGCGAGTCCCAAGGTCGGGAGTCGGACTCAAACGGGGAGGACGAGGCGTCTCTCCTCGAGGAGCCGCAGGGTATGGACGAGGGTCTGCTGGAGGCCGCCGACCTCGCCTGCTCTCACTGCGGTCTGCTGTTTCAGAGTGAGAGCGTAGCGCTGGAGCACGCCTTGTCCTGCCACGACCAGGAGCTGTTCCGCCCCGCGCTGCTGGACGACGGCGCCGAGCAGGATCACCGGCGCAAACACTTCTGCAGCATCTGCGGCAAGGGCTTCTACCAGCGCTGCCACCTGCGGGAGCACTACACGGTCCACACCAAGGAGAAGCAGTTCACCTGTCAGACCTGCGGGAAGCAGTTCCTGCGGGAGCGCCAGCTGCGGCTGCACACCGACATGCACAAAGGCATGGCGCGCTACGTGTGCCCCGTGTGCGACCAGGGAACCTTCCTCAAACACGACCACGTCAGACACATGATCTCACACCTGTCGGCCGGGGAGACCATCTGCCAGGTGTGCTTCCAGATCTTTCCAGGAGGAGAGCAGCTGGAGAAACACATGGACGTTCACCTGTACATCTGTGGCGTCTGCGGAGAGAAGTTCCGCCTCCGTAAAGACATGAGGAGTCACTATAACTCCAAACACACCAAGAGACTATAA
- the zgc:153157 gene encoding putative transmembrane protein INAFM2 has translation MRDPWSWTGGPGGRGRAASYTGERRARLETRANKKWVRLVTVLVYVLTVSLAATVLVLYYSLIWKPTAGPGLTRTGTRAKTEIRETGASTSGMKTSEDQSGENNHSVFTLNS, from the coding sequence ATGCGGGACCCGTGGAGCTGGACCGGGGGCCCAGGGGGGCGTGGGAGAGCGGCCTCGTACACAGGGGAGCGCAGGGCCAGGCTGGAGACCAGAGCCAACAAGAAGTGGGTCAGATTAGTGACCGTGCTGGTCTACGTTCTCACCGTGTCTCTGGCGGCCACCGTCCTGGTTCTGTACTACAGTCTGATCTGGAAACCCACAGCCGGACCTGGACTGACCCGGACCGGGACCAGGGCAAAAACAGAGATCAGGGAGACGGGAGCCTCGACCTCCGGGATGAAGACGAGTGAAGATCAATCAGGTGAAAATAATCATTCAGTGTTTACATTAAACAGCTGA